The Silvibacterium dinghuense DNA window GTCTTGCAGCGGTTCTCAGTCTTTCCGGCGAAAGTAAAAGCCGTGGTAAAAAGGCACGCTCTTGTCCGGATGAAACGGTATGCTCATCGACCGGTGAAGATACCACTGCTCGACCTTTTCATACCCGGCCTGCTTCATCTGCTCAAGAAATAAGTCACGATTGAAGACCTTGTAGGGCGAATACGAATGTGTCGAATGCTGAACCGTGAAATATGGCTCCCCTTCATAGACAGGAACGCGATTGACGAGCACGTGCCTGGGGGGTTGCTCGATCCGGGAAAGGATCATCCCCAGGTCAGCCTCAAGATACTGCAGGGTTCCACAGGTGAGAAAGAGATCCACCCCTGAACACAGGGCGACATCCTCAGTAAATTCAATTCGGCTCTCACCACGCTGACGTGCCAGCAATCTGCCCCGTTCCGCCAATGCATGGACATCGCAGACGATCCAGCGGAAGCAATCCGGGATGGAAAGAAAATGTTCCTGATAGACGTAAAAGGACTGCCCGATTCCACCGCCGAAGTCGAACAGTGTCTGATCGCGATGCATCAGCTGGTTCAACCAGAACAGCACCGGATAGTCGCTTGGATTGAAGAC harbors:
- a CDS encoding methyltransferase, TIGR04325 family, translated to MAAVQRPVKVIATALRDLYAYATFHSESGAYHFRGVYPTYQAAHASIPESAKKSFDDPSVAEYFANTHLVFNPSDYPVLFWLNQLMHRDQTLFDFGGGIGQSFYVYQEHFLSIPDCFRWIVCDVHALAERGRLLARQRGESRIEFTEDVALCSGVDLFLTCGTLQYLEADLGMILSRIEQPPRHVLVNRVPVYEGEPYFTVQHSTHSYSPYKVFNRDLFLEQMKQAGYEKVEQWYLHRSMSIPFHPDKSVPFYHGFYFRRKD